ATTTGCTAACCAGTGGTGCAAGGTCTTCATCAGTGCTAACGAGATAGATGGCCATGTCGGCTCCCAGAATGTTGACACGCCTCAGAAATGCTTCAAGCTCCTTGTCAATGACCTCCGACATATCTTCTATGCATTCAATATAACAAAGCCTCGAACCGGATAATGCGATAACATCAAAACTGCCATCGGGGACACCTTTCAACTTGACCCCCCACTCTGCTGGGATCGAGAAGGCCTTCCTCAGAGTTGCAGCTACATCACATGCAAACCTATTCGGCCCGTCACTCCTAGCCTCAAAAACCACCCCTTTTTGTTTCAACAAGGACTCGACAGGCGAACCGAGGAGACGAGACTGTATCTCTTCAGGACTCATTACTTGAGTTGTCTTTCCCATTCTGATGAAAGACTTCCCATAAGACTGATATAGCGTGTTATGCATATCTGGTACTATTTGTGCAGCGAGCACAGTATTGCCCCCACTCTCCACTTGAAACAGGAAGGGAGCCAATGGTGGTTTGGTGTTCTGACGGATCGTGTTAGCAAAAACTTCGATTCCCTTTTTCCCCAGTTGCACCCCACAAATGTGCCCATCATTTGTGACCCCAATGAGCACTGTCCCGCCGACCGCATGCACAAATGCACACAGCGCCTCAATAGCTTGTTTCGTCTCTTTAAGACTTTCCTTGAACTCCAATTGCTGTCCCTCACCTTGCTTGATGAGAGCTAGCAACTCTTCCTGAGTCATTTCATCCCCCACAGACACGTGATTCTAAAAGCAGAGGAGGCCAGACCGTGTGTCCAGCCTCCTCGTATTCGCTCCCTTTTGCCCTACTTCTTGCGGTTCTTGAAATCGTACACGGACGCGGCGGGCGTGCCATCCTTGAACGCGATAGGCCGCGTCGTCGGAATGGTCGGGTCGCCGAAGGTGGGCAGGAACTGCCCGTGCGCGCCCACGGCGCCGATGACCACCACCATGATGTCGTCCGGCTTGTCCGTGATGGACATGAAGGCGTCGTGCACGTCCCAGCCGAACTTCGGCCGGCGCAGTTGGTAGTGCGGCACCTCCAGCCTGTGGAGA
Above is a genomic segment from Dehalococcoidia bacterium containing:
- a CDS encoding putative DNA binding domain-containing protein, which gives rise to MTQEELLALIKQGEGQQLEFKESLKETKQAIEALCAFVHAVGGTVLIGVTNDGHICGVQLGKKGIEVFANTIRQNTKPPLAPFLFQVESGGNTVLAAQIVPDMHNTLYQSYGKSFIRMGKTTQVMSPEEIQSRLLGSPVESLLKQKGVVFEARSDGPNRFACDVAATLRKAFSIPAEWGVKLKGVPDGSFDVIALSGSRLCYIECIEDMSEVIDKELEAFLRRVNILGADMAIYLVSTDEDLAPLVSKLGTLFQANSTRMDRAKPAELACLVSASHAGYLFVSNTKPTVATKLRSCFWYMGKPVSTTQFPPLI